Proteins found in one Aneurinibacillus uraniidurans genomic segment:
- a CDS encoding recombinase family protein, with amino-acid sequence MEKIPVAMYARVSTGKIEQSESTEHQISQLMAHLKSMGEQYYTASELHYIDEAFSGYYTKMEERPAFKQMIEDAKVGKFNMLLLREISRVGRDDEENLRFVNRFRALGVRIKSLHDGFDSDVPGSELGFKVKNMIAQIESERISARVSAGMREKAKKGTWMGSMVPIGYVRDKNTQKLVIDESYAPIIRDIFHMYVFERLGTTKICDILNERGDRTKSGKLFLRSHLRQIIQNPVYIGQVTYGRTRAQLNREYDDSGNLSQKNMKLIKTNDPVVVEDAHQAIIDKLTFCKAQEIMKERGGIIDRRTPRHAKYPLVGIAKCGLCGAGMLTSKALKSKKSRIYLRYYRCGNWHKGGKVACSGISIRADKLEGEIFNRLFKHLQKLDMQRIASKGAAETKRLEDKLMKMGQEKKKLINKQTEIALRSDLFSSDAFANTMNIIKRQIENVTEQSDIIERQLTEIRGKDANVLIMSQLLERMKKTSLNDMLELRAIFQELIEKVIVEDANTVSLILYKYTFK; translated from the coding sequence ATGGAGAAGATACCGGTTGCCATGTATGCGCGTGTATCAACGGGGAAAATCGAGCAAAGTGAATCGACAGAACATCAAATTAGCCAGCTTATGGCGCATTTAAAGAGTATGGGGGAACAATATTACACCGCTTCTGAACTTCACTACATAGATGAAGCGTTTAGCGGATACTATACGAAAATGGAAGAACGCCCTGCCTTTAAGCAGATGATTGAAGACGCAAAGGTAGGGAAGTTTAACATGCTTTTGCTCCGTGAAATCTCGCGGGTTGGCAGGGACGATGAAGAAAATTTACGGTTCGTCAATCGCTTCCGAGCGCTTGGTGTTCGTATCAAGTCGCTACATGACGGGTTTGATTCAGATGTTCCAGGATCAGAGCTTGGTTTTAAAGTGAAGAATATGATTGCTCAGATTGAAAGTGAGCGGATTAGCGCACGGGTAAGTGCCGGAATGCGTGAAAAAGCTAAAAAAGGAACATGGATGGGGTCAATGGTTCCGATCGGGTATGTCCGGGACAAAAATACGCAAAAGCTTGTCATTGATGAATCGTATGCTCCTATCATACGCGACATTTTCCACATGTATGTGTTCGAAAGACTCGGTACAACAAAAATTTGCGATATTTTAAATGAGCGAGGGGATCGGACAAAGAGCGGTAAGCTGTTCCTTCGCTCTCATCTTCGCCAGATCATCCAAAATCCTGTTTACATCGGGCAAGTCACGTACGGGAGAACAAGGGCGCAGCTTAACAGAGAATATGATGACAGCGGCAATTTGTCACAAAAAAATATGAAGCTGATCAAAACGAATGATCCTGTCGTTGTAGAAGATGCTCACCAGGCTATTATCGATAAACTCACCTTCTGTAAAGCACAAGAAATTATGAAGGAACGTGGTGGAATCATCGACAGGCGGACACCACGACATGCTAAGTATCCGCTGGTAGGCATTGCAAAATGTGGACTTTGCGGGGCCGGGATGCTTACATCAAAAGCATTGAAGTCAAAGAAGAGTAGGATTTATTTGCGTTATTATCGATGCGGTAATTGGCATAAGGGAGGGAAAGTGGCGTGTTCTGGTATCTCGATTCGTGCAGATAAGCTGGAAGGTGAAATTTTTAATCGGTTGTTTAAACATTTACAAAAACTCGATATGCAGCGTATTGCATCGAAGGGAGCTGCTGAAACAAAAAGGTTAGAAGATAAACTTATGAAAATGGGGCAGGAGAAAAAAAAGCTGATAAATAAGCAAACAGAAATTGCTTTACGTTCTGATTTATTTTCTAGCGATGCTTTTGCAAACACGATGAATATCATCAAACGCCAGATCGAAAATGTTACAGAGCAGAGTGACATCATTGAACGTCAGCTCACCGAGATTCGGGGTAAGGACGCGAATGTGCTTATAATGTCCCAACTTCTTGAAAGAATGAAGAAAACCAGTCTAAACGACATGTTGGAATTACGAGCGATTTTTCAGGAATTGATCGAGAAGGTAATTGTAGAGGATGCTAATACAGTAAGTTTGATCTTATATAAGTACACATTCAAATAA